One region of Bartonella alsatica genomic DNA includes:
- the dapD gene encoding 2,3,4,5-tetrahydropyridine-2,6-dicarboxylate N-succinyltransferase, with the protein MTHLTQLEMIIEKAFDDRNSINTSTKGEIRESVEYALNLLDKGEIRVAERQKNEQWHVHQWLKKAVLLSFRLNPMRIISGGVNESYWWDKVSSKFSGWQEADFKKANFRSVPGAIVRHSAYIAPNVILMPSFINLGAFVDEGTMVDTWTTVGSCAQIGKYVHLSGGVGIGGVLEPLQANPTIIEDHCFIGARSEIVEGCIIREGSVLGMGVFIGKSTKIIDRTTGEIFIGEVPPYSVVVPGSLPGKPLPNGAPGPHLYCAVIVKRVDQKTREKTSINDLLRD; encoded by the coding sequence ATGACTCATCTTACACAACTTGAAATGATTATTGAAAAAGCATTTGACGACCGCAATTCTATCAATACTAGCACAAAGGGTGAAATTCGTGAAAGTGTCGAATATGCATTAAACCTTCTTGATAAAGGCGAAATCCGTGTTGCGGAACGACAAAAAAATGAACAATGGCATGTTCATCAATGGTTGAAAAAAGCTGTTCTTTTGTCTTTCCGCCTCAATCCCATGCGCATCATTTCTGGTGGTGTTAATGAATCATATTGGTGGGACAAAGTCTCTTCCAAATTTTCCGGTTGGCAAGAAGCTGATTTTAAAAAAGCTAATTTCCGTTCCGTTCCGGGAGCGATTGTGCGCCATTCTGCCTATATTGCACCCAATGTTATATTAATGCCATCCTTTATTAATCTTGGTGCTTTTGTCGATGAAGGGACAATGGTTGACACATGGACAACTGTCGGTTCTTGTGCACAAATCGGAAAATATGTTCACCTTTCTGGTGGAGTTGGAATCGGAGGTGTTTTAGAACCACTGCAAGCAAATCCAACTATCATTGAAGATCATTGCTTTATCGGTGCACGTTCTGAAATCGTTGAAGGTTGTATTATCCGTGAAGGTTCTGTTTTAGGTATGGGAGTGTTTATTGGAAAATCCACCAAAATTATTGACCGCACAACAGGAGAAATTTTTATAGGTGAAGTACCTCCCTATTCTGTTGTTGTTCCAGGTTCTCTCCCTGGTAAACCATTACCAAATGGTGCACCAGGTCCTCATCTTTATTGTGCTGTCATAGTAAAACGCGTTGATCAAAAAACACGGGAAAAAACATCTATTAATGATCTATTGCGCGACTAA
- a CDS encoding LOG family protein: MKKDYKKKREEEQKKLTSVLCAKGALQQVKKVSYSAQVRSPTYRLAYIDQDFIMRPELRSQRIGLEFLKPEIALQECNIQSTVVLFGGARIPESRKAAWAEKSEIQKNNLLSMSHYYNDAREFARLCSHYSATTEYREFVVVTGGGPGIMEAGNRGAADIGAPTIGLNVVLPHEQEPNPYVTPHLCFNFHYLGVRKMHFLMRAKALAIFPGGFGTLDELFETLTLMQTGRMKKVPVLMFGKEFWNNVVNFDYLSAQGTISPSDVDLVTFVDTAAEAFEQIRSFYKLR; the protein is encoded by the coding sequence ATGAAAAAAGATTATAAAAAAAAAAGGGAAGAAGAGCAAAAAAAGTTAACCTCTGTTCTCTGTGCGAAGGGTGCTTTACAACAGGTAAAAAAAGTTTCTTATTCAGCACAAGTGCGTTCGCCTACTTATCGTTTAGCTTATATTGATCAAGATTTTATAATGCGTCCTGAATTACGTTCACAGCGTATTGGTCTTGAGTTTTTAAAACCGGAAATAGCTCTTCAGGAGTGTAATATTCAATCGACTGTTGTTTTATTTGGTGGTGCACGTATTCCTGAATCTAGGAAAGCAGCATGGGCAGAAAAAAGTGAAATACAAAAAAACAATTTGCTTTCTATGTCCCATTATTACAATGATGCGAGAGAATTTGCCCGTTTATGCTCACATTATTCTGCCACGACTGAATATCGTGAATTCGTAGTTGTTACAGGGGGAGGACCAGGAATAATGGAAGCAGGAAACCGTGGTGCTGCTGATATTGGAGCACCGACGATTGGGTTGAATGTTGTTTTACCACACGAGCAAGAGCCAAATCCTTATGTAACACCACATTTGTGTTTTAATTTTCATTATTTGGGGGTACGTAAAATGCATTTTTTAATGCGGGCAAAGGCGTTAGCAATTTTTCCTGGAGGCTTCGGAACTTTGGATGAGTTATTTGAGACGTTAACTTTAATGCAAACAGGACGTATGAAAAAAGTTCCAGTTTTAATGTTTGGTAAAGAATTTTGGAACAATGTTGTCAATTTTGATTATTTATCCGCGCAAGGAACAATTTCTCCTTCGGATGTGGATCTTGTAACATTTGTCGATACAGCAGCGGAAGCTTTTGAACAAATTCGTTCCTTTTATAAGCTTCGTTAA
- the truA gene encoding tRNA pseudouridine(38-40) synthase TruA translates to MPRFKLTLEYDGTNYAGWQRQVGLRTIQNALEQAIFHFSGQQLTITTAGRTDAGVHATGQVAHVDFIKNWPTHTVRDALNVHLRKEGEDISILNVENVPDSFDARFSAIKRHYLFKILNRRSPPALNAKRVWWLPKPLNAEAMHEAAQKLVGLHDFTTFRSAHCQAKSPIRTLERLDVQRNGEEIFIYAQARSFLHHQIRSFTGSLMEVGIGRWTIQDLEAALHAKDRMRCGMVAPPSGLYLTQVDY, encoded by the coding sequence ATGCCACGTTTTAAACTCACTCTTGAATATGATGGAACAAATTATGCTGGTTGGCAGCGCCAAGTAGGGCTTCGCACCATACAAAATGCCCTTGAACAAGCTATTTTTCATTTTAGTGGACAACAATTAACCATAACGACAGCTGGTAGAACTGATGCAGGTGTTCACGCTACAGGACAAGTTGCACATGTTGATTTCATAAAAAACTGGCCGACGCATACTGTGCGTGATGCACTCAATGTTCATTTGCGGAAAGAGGGTGAAGATATTTCGATTTTGAATGTAGAAAACGTTCCAGATAGTTTTGATGCACGATTTTCTGCAATCAAACGCCATTACCTTTTTAAAATCCTCAACCGCCGCTCACCACCAGCTCTAAACGCCAAACGTGTGTGGTGGTTGCCAAAACCTCTCAATGCTGAAGCTATGCATGAAGCTGCACAAAAACTTGTAGGACTACATGATTTTACCACTTTCCGTTCAGCCCACTGTCAAGCCAAAAGTCCTATTCGCACCCTTGAACGCCTCGATGTTCAGAGAAACGGAGAGGAGATTTTCATCTATGCACAAGCGCGCTCTTTTCTTCATCATCAAATCCGTTCATTCACAGGAAGTCTCATGGAAGTTGGTATTGGACGTTGGACGATACAAGATCTTGAAGCAGCTCTCCATGCTAAAGATCGTATGCGCTGTGGTATGGTTGCTCCTCCTTCAGGACTCTATTTAACACAAGTTGACTATTAA
- the fmt gene encoding methionyl-tRNA formyltransferase — protein MALRLSFMGTPDFSVPILHALLDAGHDIVAVYSQPPRPAGRRGLKLIPSPVQNAAKAKSIPVFTPQTLKTAEQQAQFAALSVDAAIVVAYGLLLPKAILEAPRFGCFNAHASLLPRWRGAAPIQRAIMAGDRETGVMIMKMDEGLDTGPIALSHSIAITDHTTAGELSTKLSQIGAELMIETLSVLEKGQLKLTPQSGEKITYAFKIKKEETRIDWTKPAEFIHRHIRALSPFPGCWCNMNINGREERVKILASHLMPGPSLEICWIEPNSLVIHCGQGRIEITSLQRSGGKILDSVTFLRGARISSVF, from the coding sequence ATGGCACTACGATTAAGTTTTATGGGAACACCGGATTTTTCTGTTCCTATTTTACATGCTTTATTGGATGCTGGCCACGATATTGTAGCTGTTTACAGCCAACCTCCTCGCCCAGCAGGACGTCGTGGTCTTAAACTGATCCCCTCACCTGTTCAAAATGCAGCAAAGGCAAAATCCATTCCCGTATTCACGCCTCAAACACTCAAAACAGCCGAACAACAAGCTCAATTTGCAGCACTTTCTGTTGATGCTGCTATTGTTGTCGCTTATGGATTACTCTTACCGAAAGCTATTCTCGAAGCTCCGCGTTTTGGTTGTTTCAATGCCCACGCTTCATTACTACCACGCTGGCGTGGTGCTGCTCCTATTCAGCGTGCAATTATGGCTGGTGATAGGGAAACGGGAGTCATGATTATGAAAATGGATGAAGGGCTTGATACGGGGCCTATCGCTTTATCCCATTCCATCGCCATTACTGATCACACCACCGCTGGTGAACTTTCAACCAAACTTTCACAGATAGGTGCAGAACTTATGATAGAAACTTTATCGGTTCTTGAAAAAGGCCAACTTAAACTTACCCCACAATCAGGAGAAAAAATAACCTATGCCTTCAAAATCAAAAAAGAAGAAACACGTATTGATTGGACAAAACCTGCAGAATTTATCCATAGGCATATTCGTGCTCTCTCTCCTTTTCCTGGTTGTTGGTGCAACATGAATATCAACGGTCGAGAAGAACGCGTAAAAATTCTTGCAAGTCATTTAATGCCAGGCCCTTCTCTTGAAATTTGCTGGATAGAACCGAATTCTTTGGTTATACATTGTGGACAAGGGCGTATAGAAATAACCTCTCTCCAAAGATCTGGTGGTAAAATTCTCGATAGCGTAACATTTTTGCGAGGCGCTCGTATTTCTTCTGTTTTTTGA
- the def gene encoding peptide deformylase encodes MPIKPLVTLPDPILREVSKPVEHIDTALQKLADDMLDTMYDAKGVGLAAIQIGIPLRMLVIDVSGNDAQKNPLVIINPEILWLSNEHNICKEGCLSIPEYYAEVERPKRLCVCYRDREGKQTEIEADHLLATCLQHEIDHLNGRLFIDHISKIKRDMVIRKFKKRARIKEKNAQETIL; translated from the coding sequence ATGCCAATTAAACCGTTAGTTACTTTACCTGATCCGATTTTACGGGAAGTATCCAAACCTGTTGAGCATATCGATACAGCTCTACAGAAGCTCGCTGATGATATGTTAGACACGATGTATGATGCCAAAGGTGTAGGTCTTGCTGCTATTCAGATTGGTATACCACTACGCATGTTAGTCATAGATGTCTCCGGAAATGATGCTCAAAAAAATCCGCTTGTTATTATTAATCCTGAAATTTTATGGCTTTCAAATGAGCATAATATTTGCAAAGAAGGTTGCCTTTCTATTCCTGAATATTATGCAGAAGTTGAACGTCCTAAACGTCTCTGTGTTTGCTATAGAGATCGTGAAGGAAAACAAACAGAAATTGAAGCAGATCACCTCCTAGCTACTTGCTTACAACACGAAATCGATCATTTAAATGGTCGCCTTTTTATTGATCACATTTCAAAGATTAAACGTGATATGGTGATACGAAAATTCAAAAAACGAGCACGAATAAAAGAAAAAAATGCTCAGGAAACAATTTTGTAA
- a CDS encoding DNA recombination protein RmuC, translated as MFDSFFSFMLFDEFFAKLMVLLFLIFVCLAFFMLIRSYRKKEFLESKIAEHARESQMQMAILLKTQAEMQGRMQTMAEIFGQRQAELNKSISEQLNGMTTNLGQTIQVQTKSTYENLTRLQERLAVIDAAQNNIQSLAGQVVQLQAILNNKQTRGTFGQGRMEAIVADALPANAYVFQATLSNGKRPDCLIHMPNKAPALVIDAKFPLEAWNAIHKAASPQERQEAERQFRTDMDVHIRDIAQKYLIPGETHDTAFLFVPSESIFATIYEDFEPLVQKANRAHVIIVSPSLLMLSIQVVQTIMKDARMREQAHLIQSEVAKLMEDFERMDIRVRALQKHFYKVGEDIEGILTSSSKIMKRANRIEAFELKEDDSELASITTSVQSQTLRLIDEE; from the coding sequence ATGTTTGATTCGTTTTTTTCTTTCATGCTCTTTGATGAGTTTTTTGCTAAACTGATGGTTCTGCTTTTTCTTATATTCGTCTGCTTAGCATTTTTTATGCTTATACGATCTTATCGAAAAAAGGAATTTTTGGAAAGTAAAATTGCTGAACATGCTCGTGAGTCACAAATGCAAATGGCTATATTGCTAAAAACACAAGCTGAAATGCAAGGACGGATGCAGACTATGGCAGAAATTTTTGGTCAAAGACAAGCTGAATTGAATAAATCTATCAGTGAACAACTTAATGGGATGACAACCAATTTGGGTCAAACCATCCAGGTGCAAACCAAATCTACTTATGAAAATTTGACTCGTTTGCAAGAGCGCTTAGCGGTGATCGACGCGGCACAGAATAATATTCAATCGCTTGCGGGGCAGGTTGTTCAGTTGCAGGCCATTTTAAACAATAAGCAGACACGTGGTACTTTTGGTCAGGGACGGATGGAAGCAATTGTTGCCGATGCTTTACCAGCTAATGCCTATGTATTCCAAGCGACTCTTTCAAATGGAAAGCGACCAGATTGTCTTATTCATATGCCTAATAAAGCTCCAGCTCTTGTTATTGATGCTAAATTTCCTTTAGAGGCTTGGAATGCGATACATAAGGCAGCTTCACCTCAAGAACGTCAAGAGGCAGAGCGCCAATTTCGTACTGATATGGATGTCCATATTCGCGATATTGCACAAAAATATTTAATTCCTGGAGAAACACATGACACCGCTTTTCTCTTTGTGCCATCAGAATCGATTTTCGCAACAATCTATGAAGATTTTGAGCCACTGGTACAAAAAGCTAATCGGGCACATGTAATTATTGTATCGCCGTCTTTGTTGATGTTATCTATTCAGGTTGTACAAACTATTATGAAAGATGCGCGAATGCGTGAACAAGCACATTTAATCCAATCAGAAGTAGCAAAATTAATGGAAGATTTTGAGCGAATGGATATACGTGTTCGCGCTTTACAGAAGCATTTTTACAAAGTGGGTGAGGATATTGAGGGAATTTTAACATCATCTTCTAAAATTATGAAAAGAGCTAATCGTATTGAAGCTTTTGAATTAAAAGAGGACGATTCTGAACTGGCATCAATTACAACCTCTGTTCAATCGCAAACATTGCGTTTAATTGATGAAGAGTGA
- a CDS encoding DUF1150 family protein: MGEHKQSSSLQNMSYSEVGQIAYLKKVCTDDLAKNFPDLPPMTPGITIWALFGETGYPIILSDERSIALAGANEHELQIVTLH, translated from the coding sequence ATGGGAGAACATAAACAGAGCTCGTCGTTGCAAAACATGTCCTACTCTGAAGTGGGGCAAATCGCTTACTTAAAAAAAGTTTGTACAGATGATCTCGCTAAAAACTTTCCAGATCTTCCACCAATGACCCCAGGCATCACAATATGGGCGCTGTTCGGTGAAACAGGTTATCCGATTATTTTGTCTGATGAGCGCTCTATCGCTCTTGCAGGAGCTAATGAGCATGAGCTACAAATTGTAACTCTGCACTAA
- a CDS encoding Hsp20 family protein produces MTHVTPFSNPFLLGFETVEKTLRRISKTGEAYPAYNIERLHKNDDTNHIRITLAVAGFKVNNLNILLDDNQLIIHGKQTDNQNHQYLYHGIAARQFQRTFVLAEGMYVTNAELKNGLLSINLHQPKSKKQIKQIPIKVSSGELYQSQSVKE; encoded by the coding sequence ATGACACATGTGACGCCTTTCTCTAATCCCTTTCTTCTAGGATTTGAAACAGTAGAAAAAACATTGCGACGTATTAGTAAAACTGGTGAGGCTTATCCAGCTTATAATATTGAACGATTACACAAAAACGATGACACAAATCATATACGCATAACTTTGGCTGTTGCTGGATTTAAAGTTAATAATCTCAATATCTTGCTCGATGACAATCAATTAATCATTCATGGCAAGCAAACAGATAATCAAAATCATCAATATTTATATCACGGTATAGCGGCACGCCAATTCCAACGAACCTTTGTTCTCGCCGAGGGAATGTATGTTACAAATGCCGAGTTGAAAAATGGCCTTTTATCAATTAACTTACATCAACCAAAATCAAAAAAACAAATAAAGCAGATTCCGATTAAAGTTAGCAGTGGTGAATTATATCAAAGTCAAAGCGTAAAGGAATAG
- the nth gene encoding endonuclease III, whose amino-acid sequence MTQRTIKLSKTRISSGMLYSKDAIEEIFHRFSVQRPIPKSDLIYTNVFTLLVAVVLSAQATDTSVNKATKELFRLADRPEKMVALGEEEIGRHIRTIGLWRAKARNVYALCNFLINHYSGQVPDKREALMALPGVGRKTANVVLNVAFGQPTLAVDTHIFRLANRLGLAPGKTPEIVEEKLLKIIPIHYLRHAHHWLILHGRYICQARKAQCTRCIIADLCKAAIKTNTIPAPLVEVQDNGPPIFF is encoded by the coding sequence ATGACTCAAAGAACAATAAAATTGTCAAAGACGCGAATATCTTCTGGAATGTTGTATAGCAAAGATGCAATTGAAGAAATATTTCACCGTTTTTCTGTTCAACGTCCGATTCCAAAGAGTGATCTTATCTATACAAATGTTTTTACCCTTTTGGTTGCTGTTGTTCTTTCGGCTCAGGCTACAGATACGAGTGTTAATAAAGCAACAAAAGAATTATTTCGCCTCGCTGATCGACCGGAAAAAATGGTTGCATTAGGAGAAGAAGAAATTGGACGCCATATTCGTACAATTGGTCTTTGGCGTGCAAAAGCACGTAATGTGTATGCGCTTTGTAACTTTTTAATTAACCACTATAGCGGTCAAGTACCTGATAAACGTGAAGCACTTATGGCACTTCCTGGGGTGGGGCGTAAAACAGCTAATGTTGTTTTGAATGTTGCTTTTGGACAACCTACACTGGCAGTAGATACGCATATTTTTCGTCTTGCGAACCGTCTTGGTTTAGCTCCTGGTAAAACACCGGAGATTGTTGAAGAAAAGTTACTAAAGATTATACCGATTCATTATCTCCGCCATGCACATCACTGGCTCATTTTACATGGGCGTTATATTTGCCAGGCGCGCAAGGCACAATGTACGCGATGCATTATTGCTGATTTATGTAAAGCAGCAATCAAAACAAATACAATTCCAGCACCTTTGGTTGAAGTTCAAGATAATGGGCCTCCAATTTTTTTTTGA
- the rpmI gene encoding 50S ribosomal protein L35: MPKMKTKSSAKKRFKITASGKVKVAAAGKRHGMIKRSNKFIRDARGTMVLSEQDAKKVIQHYLPNGF; this comes from the coding sequence ATGCCCAAGATGAAGACCAAATCATCCGCTAAGAAGCGGTTTAAAATCACTGCGTCAGGCAAAGTGAAGGTAGCAGCTGCAGGTAAACGCCACGGCATGATTAAACGCTCGAATAAATTTATTCGCGATGCACGTGGAACGATGGTTTTGAGTGAACAAGATGCCAAAAAAGTTATTCAGCATTATTTGCCAAATGGTTTTTAA
- the rplT gene encoding 50S ribosomal protein L20 yields the protein MARVKRGVTAHAKHKKVLKQAEGFYGRRKNTIRAAKAAVDRSKQYAYRDRKNRKRTFRALWIQRINAAVRAEGLTYGRFIDGLSKAGIEVDRKVLSDIAIHEEAAFRALVASAKKALEYLKNTTPNAFEGAVK from the coding sequence ATGGCACGTGTAAAAAGAGGTGTAACAGCGCACGCTAAACACAAAAAAGTTCTGAAACAGGCTGAAGGTTTTTACGGGCGTCGTAAAAATACCATTCGTGCAGCTAAGGCTGCGGTTGATCGTTCAAAGCAGTACGCTTATCGTGATCGCAAAAATAGGAAACGCACTTTTCGTGCTTTGTGGATTCAGAGAATTAATGCGGCTGTTCGTGCAGAAGGCTTAACTTATGGGCGTTTTATTGATGGTTTATCGAAAGCAGGTATTGAGGTTGATCGTAAAGTTCTTTCAGATATAGCAATTCATGAAGAAGCAGCATTTCGTGCTTTAGTTGCTTCTGCAAAGAAGGCTTTGGAATATTTAAAAAACACAACGCCTAATGCTTTTGAAGGCGCTGTCAAATAA
- the pheS gene encoding phenylalanine--tRNA ligase subunit alpha — MSDIKHLEQEIRLALEAASDEQALETVRIAALGKKGSISEKLKALGKMDAEERQKVGPALNELKNRILKLWAQKRDFLKRQAMDARLSRETIDVTLPVRSSPMERGRIHPISQVIEEIIAIYTKMGFSLAEGPDIETDYYNFTALNFPEGHPAREMHDTFFFDVNKMGERKLLRTHTSPVQIRTMEKQKAPIRIIIPGKTYRMDSDATHSPMFHQVEGLVIDKTSTIAHMIWLHETFCKTFFEVPTIKMRFRPSFFPFTEPSMEVDIQCDRSGSEVKFGEGEDWLEILGCGMVHPHVLKNVGLDPDEYQGFAWGMGIDRIAMLKYGMPDLRAFFDADLRWLDHYGFRCFDMPIFSLV, encoded by the coding sequence ATGAGCGACATTAAGCATCTAGAACAAGAAATTCGTTTAGCTTTAGAGGCAGCTAGTGATGAACAAGCACTTGAAACAGTGCGTATTGCGGCGTTAGGCAAAAAAGGTAGCATCTCTGAAAAATTAAAAGCATTAGGAAAAATGGATGCCGAAGAACGCCAAAAAGTTGGGCCAGCTCTTAATGAGTTAAAAAATCGCATTTTAAAATTATGGGCGCAAAAGCGTGATTTTCTGAAACGTCAAGCAATGGATGCGCGTCTTTCTCGTGAAACGATTGATGTAACTTTGCCTGTACGTTCTTCACCTATGGAGCGGGGGCGTATTCATCCTATTTCACAGGTAATTGAGGAAATTATAGCCATTTATACAAAAATGGGTTTTTCCCTTGCAGAAGGGCCAGATATTGAAACAGATTATTATAACTTTACGGCATTGAATTTTCCTGAAGGCCATCCAGCACGTGAGATGCATGACACTTTCTTTTTTGATGTTAATAAAATGGGAGAGCGAAAATTATTACGCACTCATACATCACCTGTGCAAATTCGTACAATGGAAAAACAAAAAGCTCCGATACGTATCATTATTCCTGGGAAAACTTACCGTATGGATTCAGATGCAACGCACTCGCCTATGTTTCATCAGGTAGAAGGTCTTGTAATTGATAAAACCTCTACCATTGCACATATGATATGGCTTCATGAGACTTTTTGTAAAACCTTTTTTGAAGTTCCAACTATAAAGATGCGTTTTCGCCCATCTTTTTTCCCTTTTACTGAACCGTCTATGGAAGTGGATATTCAGTGTGATCGTTCTGGTTCAGAAGTGAAGTTCGGGGAAGGAGAGGATTGGCTAGAAATTTTAGGATGTGGCATGGTGCATCCTCATGTATTGAAAAATGTTGGTTTAGATCCCGATGAGTATCAGGGTTTTGCGTGGGGAATGGGCATTGATCGCATTGCCATGTTGAAATACGGTATGCCTGATTTACGGGCTTTTTTTGATGCTGATCTGCGTTGGTTAGATCATTATGGCTTTCGCTGTTTTGATATGCCTATTTTTTCCCTGGTTTAA